GTGACACACTTTCTGCTTCTTTCTCTCAGACAGACGATaagaaatctctctctctctctctctctctctctgatgaGACATTAGATTCAGAAATCATACAATTCTATTGCTGTCCGAAAAGAGAAAAAGCATAGCAAGACTGCTTATTCTAAAATTCTTGAGAGAAGAATGAAACTATAAGCCAACCCCTCAGCACAAAGGCACTAACCCCTCAGCACCACAATCTCAAAAGAGACTGATGACAGAAGGAAATCATGccaaaaaaaagtgcaaatgaactttaaaaaatatatatatatatatatatatataaaacagcTAAAGTTCTTCatgagcaaaaaagaaaaattaaataaaccaaataaaaattcccTTTTTTGGTTCAATCTAGAACTCTCCCATGCTATCCTCAACAAAGTGATCATCATCTCATTAaaattaaactaacaaaaaagaaCAATTAAACTGAGCAAGAAAGAAAGCAACTAGAATTAATTAATACCCCAAGTCTTTTTTTACTCTATCTAATACCTCCTTATTATTCCATCAAAGatcaagaagatgaagatgaccCATTAGTAGCACCACCATGAGCTCCACTATCACTCTGGTAGTGATTCAGATTCTCTCCAaggttgctgttgttgttgctgttgttgtttcCATTGCTGTTGATGTTGTTGCCATTGTGGGTGTGTTCAAGAATGTTGTTACTGTTCCCGGCACCGCCACCATTCACATCTCTCTTCCCAAACGTGTTCTTATTGTTGTGCATCCAAACCTTTAACACACCCTTATCAACCCCAACTTTATTGCAAAACTCTTGCACCAATTCCTCATCTCTCTTTTGCATCTTCCATCCAACACTGTCAGCAAACTGGTGCATCTTCTCTTTCTGATCCTGGCTGAACTTGGTCCTGAATCTCTTCCTTGCATTGGGGCTTGGGGTCAGTATAGCATTATTATGCCCAGTTGGGGTATCTGGTGGAGCAGTTAAACCCCCAGATAGAGCTAAAAGCATGTGCGGTGCTGAGGAGGGGAAATAGGAAGATGAAATTGGTGGTGGTGAAGCTGAATTGGGGCTTCTATTTAAAGGTAACTGTGGCTGTgattgtggtggttgtggtggtggtggagggtGGTGGCGATGGTGAGGTTGATACTCAATTACATGAGTGGTTTGTGAAGTGGGAATCGGGTCATCAGGCTCTCTGCGATGGAAATTTCTATGGCAACCACAAGCAGCACATTTGAGTGAAGTTGGGTCAGCTGGGGTGGCTGATTGTGAAGGCATAAACTCACCACACCCATCTAAAGCATGGCCTCCTAAAGAAGCTGCATGGTTTTTAAGGCATTCTCTGTAGGTAACAACAAGTTGTGGACTTGTAAAGTGATGttgatgatggtgatggtgatgaggGTTGTGGCGTTTGAGTACACCATTTGAGAAAGATAGAGGCTTTGAAGGTTGGATCCGGGTTGGTGTTTCACTTTCAGCTTCTGGGGATTTTGCTGCAGTATTATTGATGGCGGTggtgttgttggtggtggtgattgtAGGGGTTAAGTCCATGGCTCTAACATCTAgggtcataaaaaaaattttaattaaatcagaaaagaaaaagaacacaGCTTTTAAGAAGTTGTTGATAAGTTTAGGTTTTTGTAAAGATTAGAACTTTGTCTATTCATGGAAGTTTGGGTGATACTAAGATTAGCATATATTGAAGAGAAATGAAAGATTAGGTGGACTTATTGAAAGGCCAAGatgggtttttttctttctttctttgggttttggttttggggggtaatagaagaagaagaagaagaagatgagagaggagaaagtagaagaagaagaagaagaagatgataatgatggtggtggtgatgagCAGTGAAGACTGTTGATAATAAAAATCTGTGTTTTGTGGTTGTCCTTCTTAACCACTTGTTTTTTTAACCCTGGTTCTAATCCATGGTTAAGTTGCTGGACCCTATTGGGGTTAGATGTTGTATGTGTGTAATAAATA
This genomic stretch from Castanea sativa cultivar Marrone di Chiusa Pesio chromosome 1, ASM4071231v1 harbors:
- the LOC142622223 gene encoding zinc-finger homeodomain protein 8-like, with the protein product MTLDVRAMDLTPTITTTNNTTAINNTAAKSPEAESETPTRIQPSKPLSFSNGVLKRHNPHHHHHHQHHFTSPQLVVTYRECLKNHAASLGGHALDGCGEFMPSQSATPADPTSLKCAACGCHRNFHRREPDDPIPTSQTTHVIEYQPHHRHHPPPPPQPPQSQPQLPLNRSPNSASPPPISSSYFPSSAPHMLLALSGGLTAPPDTPTGHNNAILTPSPNARKRFRTKFSQDQKEKMHQFADSVGWKMQKRDEELVQEFCNKVGVDKGVLKVWMHNNKNTFGKRDVNGGGAGNSNNILEHTHNGNNINSNGNNNSNNNSNLGENLNHYQSDSGAHGGATNGSSSSS